The proteins below are encoded in one region of Polypterus senegalus isolate Bchr_013 chromosome 2, ASM1683550v1, whole genome shotgun sequence:
- the LOC120524433 gene encoding uncharacterized protein LOC120524433, with protein MTWHDITNGWGAYKNEGIAADRRHYWVDLEEIVTLLKNHFAPTPSETVQRFHFNRRNQKLDESIAAYIAELRRLSENCNFGNSLDSLLRDRLVCGVRDETLQRWLLAKSNLTFALAQEEALAYEAASVHSKEIQESSIKLCTSESHQLQNKTPKAKSYFLHSDILDPTQGNCNSCGGNHRRDVCRFREAVCHKCKRHWHLQIVCHQVAYPVKVKPASASSSHKVEQRGAAAESFEDGRDTSVYSAEIINSVGDCTTRHKTYTRHIRRSAMQDGSGLRIQLATRISYGNWMSMKNKVNCIC; from the exons ATGACCTGGCATGACATCACCAATGGCTGGGGTGCCTATAAAAACGAGGGTATTGCTGCAGACCGGAGACATTATTGGGTGGATCTAGAG GAAATtgtaacattgttaaaaaatcattttgcaccCACCCCTTCAGAAACAGTTCAGCGATTTCATTTTAATAGGAGGAACCAAAAACTAGATGAAAGTATTGCAGCTTACATTGCAGAACTTCGAAGGCTGTCTGAAAACTGCAATTTTGGTAACAGTTTGGATTCCTTGCTGAGAGACAGACTTGTATGCGGGGTCAGAGATGAGACTCTTCAGAGGTGGCTCTTAGCAAaatcaaatttaacatttgcCTTAGCTCAGGAAGAAGCACTTGCATATGAGGCTGCATCAGTACACTCAAAAGAAATACAGGAATCATCTATTAAATTGTGCACATCAGAAAGCCATCAGTTGCAAAATAAAACCCCAAAAGCAAAGTCTTATTTCTTACACTCAGACATTTTGGACCCCACTCAAGGAAATTGCAATAGTTGTGGGGGGAATCACAGACGTGACGTTTGCCGTTTCAGAGAAGCTGTATGTCATAAATGTAAGCGCCATTGGCATCTACAGATAGTATGTCACCAGGTGGCTTATCCAGTGAAAGTCAAGCCAGCAAGTGCAAGTTCATCTCATAAAGTAGAACAAAGGGGTGCAGCTGCAGAAAGTTTTGAAGATGGACGTGATACAAGTGTCTATTCTGCAGAAATCATCAACAGTGTGGGAGATTGTACAACCAGACACAAGACATACACTCGTCACATTAGAAGGAGTGCCATGCAGGATGGAAGTGGACTCAGGAT ccAGCTTGCTACAAGAATATCTTATGGAAATTGGATGTCAATGAAAAATAAGGTAAACTGCATCTGTTAA